TGTTCCCACCGCGTGGCGCGCTCGGCAAAGGCGATCTGGGACTGGATCACCTCCTTGAACAGCGGGTTTTCAGCCGACTTCTTCTTCACCACCTCGTCGTAGACCTCGAGCTGCCTCTTGAGGATCGCCTCCGGCGTCTTGTAGAACTTGACCTGATCGGTGGTCTGCATCTCCACATAGTCACGCGAGTAGCGGTCGATCGCCTTCCAGTGCATGTCCTGCGAGGCGGCTTCCGCCGCATTGGCGATGATCGCCTTTATCTGTTCCGGCAACTGGTCGTATCGCGCCTTGTTGAACAGAACTTCGAACTGCTCGGCATTCTGGTGATAGCTCTGCAGCATGCAGATCTTCGATACGTCCGGGAAACCGAGCACCCGGTCGGACGAGGCATTGTTGAACTCCGCCGCGTCGAGCAGGCCGCGATCGAGCGCGGCGACGATCTCGCCGCCCGGCAGAGCGTTGACCGCCGCGCCGAGCCCGGTGAAGACGTCGATCGAGATGCCGACCGTGCGGAATTTGAGGCCCTGGATATCCTCGGCCTTGGCGACCGGCTTCTTGAACCAGCCGAGCGGCTGCGTCGGCATCGGCCCATAGAGGAACGAAACGACATTGGCGCCGATCGATTCATAGAGCTTGGCAAGCAGGTCCTTGCCACCACCGTATTTATGCCAGGCGAGCAGCATGTTGGCATCCATGGCGAAGCCCGGCCCTGAACCCCAGAGCGCCAGCGCCGACTGCTTGCCGTAGTGGTAGGCGACGACGCCATGACCGCCGTCGAGCGTCCCTTGCGATACCGCATCGAGCAGGCCGAAGGCCGGCACGACGGCGCCCGACGGCAGCACCTCGATCTTGAGATCGCCGCCCGTCATGTCGTTGACCTTCTTGGCAAAATCAATTGCGAACTCGTGAAAGATGTCCTTCGACGGCCAGGTACTTTGCCAGCGCATGTTGGTCGGCCCTTGCGCCTTGACGACGCTAGGCGCCGCGACTGCCGCTGCGCCGGCCATGGCCGCGCCGCTCAAAAATTGGCGACGCGATGTTCTCCCCCGGGTCCGGGTTCCTTGCTTCATCTTTTCCTCCCAGAGCCTGCGCACATGAGGAACAGGTTTCCGCAGGCGATTCAAAGTTCTACGAGGCGGCACGCCCAATTCGAGGCGTCGCGCCCCAGTCGTTTCGAGCTGCTTCAAGAATACTCCTGAATGCTGCCCCACGCAAAGATTGCAGGAACAAGAAGGGAACACGGGTGTTTGAGGGACTGACTAGGAATATTGCGCCACGGCCGCGCATCTAATGCCGAAACGGCGCAATGCATTCGGAGGACATCCGATGAAGACCGGCTTCCCGCGCAACTCACTCATCATCATCCTGGGCGCGCTTCTCGTGGGCTGCACCAGCGTCTCCGCGCAGCGCACCGGCGCAATCGCCGGGAGCGGTGGCTACGGCCCGAACCCCACGCTGCCGAAGCCAAGACCGACGCTGATCCCGACTATCAGGATTGCCGAGGCGAAAGGCTGGCCGGGAGGTGCGTTACCGCAGCCGGCTAAAGGGTTGAAAGTGAATGTCTTTGCATCCGGCCTGGACCACCCGCGTTGGCTGCATGTGCTGCCGAACGGCGACGTGCTGGTCGCCGAAAGCAATGCTCCGGAGAAGAAGAACAGCGGCTTCAGCCTTCGCAAGCTGGTCATGGGCGCCGCGATGAAACGGGCTGGCGCGGCGACGAAGAGTGCCAATCGCATCACACTGCTGCGCGACACGAATGGCGACGGCGTCGCCGATCTGCGCCGGCCGTTTCTCGAGGGGCTCAATTCGCCCTTCGGCATGACCTTGTCGAACGGCAGGCTTTACGTCGCCAACACCGATGCGCTGGTCGCCTTCCCCTATAGGAGCGGCCGGACCCGGATAACCGCAAGACCGGAAAAGATCGTCGATCTGCCAGCCGGTGATCTGAACCACCATTGGACCAAGGACGTCATCGCGAGCCCCGACGGTCGCAAGCTTTACGTTACGGTGGGCTCAAACAGCAATGTCGGGGAGAACGGCATGGCGGCGGAGATAAACCGTGCAGGCGTGCTCGAGGTCGACCGGGCAAGCCGCCGCACCCGGGTGTTCGCCTCCGGGCTGCGCAATCCGAATGGCCTCTCCTGGAACCCTGAGAGCGGCGAGCTCTGGGTCGCCGTCAACGAGCGGGACGAGATCGGTGACGATCTTGTCCCGGATTATATGACCTCTGTTCGCGCCGGCGGTTTCTACGGCTGGCCCTACAGCTACTTCGGCCAGAACGTCGACGCACGGGTCAAGCCGCAGCGCCCGGACCTCGTCGCCAGGGCGATCAAGCCCGACTACGCGCTTGGCTCGCATACCGCCTCGCTTGGGCTGACATTCTCCAAGAAAGCGAAGCTGGGGCCGAGCTACCGCAACGGCGCTTTCGTCGGCCAGCACGGCTCCTGGAACCGAAGCGTCTATAGCGGATACAAGGTCGTCTTCGTCCCATTCCGCAACGGCGAACCGAACGGCCCGCCGAGGGACGTCCTCACCGGTTTCATCGGCCGCGACAACAAAGCGATGGGTCGGCCGGTCGGCGTTGCGATCGACAGGACGGGCGCCCTGCTCGTCGCCGACGACGTCGGCAACATCATCTGGCGCGTGACGCCGGCGAAGGGTCGGTAGACCGCTCCACAAACAGCTCCATCTCGATGGCGAAAGCCCGCGGTGGACACCCCTCTCTGCCGTTGCTACTCTTCGCAGGTGGGCCGAGGGACGGCTGCCTGGCGGTTTCGCGCCTCATTTCCTGGAAACCGTCGCGCCCGTGACTTGAGTTGAATCACTCCAGATCGGCGTGATTTCAAACGAGGAGGTTGCCGCATGAGGCGGCTGGCAGCGATCCTGGATGCGGATGTCGTCGGCTACAGCCGCCTGATGGGGCTCGACGAGGCGGGAACCTTCAGCGCGCTGAAGGCCTGCCGCAGCACCCTGATCCTCCCGACAATCGCCGCGCATAGCGGCCGGATCGTAAAGCAGACGGGCGACGGCTTGCTGGCGGAATTCGCGAGCGTTGTCGATGCCGTCGGCTGCGCCATGACAATCCAGCAGATGATGCCGCAGCACAACGAAAAGGGCAGCACCCAGCGCTTGGAACTGCGTATCGGCATCCACCTCGGCGACGTCTTTGTCGAAGACGA
This DNA window, taken from Sinorhizobium fredii NGR234, encodes the following:
- a CDS encoding TRAP transporter substrate-binding protein gives rise to the protein MKQGTRTRGRTSRRQFLSGAAMAGAAAVAAPSVVKAQGPTNMRWQSTWPSKDIFHEFAIDFAKKVNDMTGGDLKIEVLPSGAVVPAFGLLDAVSQGTLDGGHGVVAYHYGKQSALALWGSGPGFAMDANMLLAWHKYGGGKDLLAKLYESIGANVVSFLYGPMPTQPLGWFKKPVAKAEDIQGLKFRTVGISIDVFTGLGAAVNALPGGEIVAALDRGLLDAAEFNNASSDRVLGFPDVSKICMLQSYHQNAEQFEVLFNKARYDQLPEQIKAIIANAAEAASQDMHWKAIDRYSRDYVEMQTTDQVKFYKTPEAILKRQLEVYDEVVKKKSAENPLFKEVIQSQIAFAERATRWEQDTLVGRRLAFDHYFGKEGVAKSL
- a CDS encoding PQQ-dependent sugar dehydrogenase, coding for MKTGFPRNSLIIILGALLVGCTSVSAQRTGAIAGSGGYGPNPTLPKPRPTLIPTIRIAEAKGWPGGALPQPAKGLKVNVFASGLDHPRWLHVLPNGDVLVAESNAPEKKNSGFSLRKLVMGAAMKRAGAATKSANRITLLRDTNGDGVADLRRPFLEGLNSPFGMTLSNGRLYVANTDALVAFPYRSGRTRITARPEKIVDLPAGDLNHHWTKDVIASPDGRKLYVTVGSNSNVGENGMAAEINRAGVLEVDRASRRTRVFASGLRNPNGLSWNPESGELWVAVNERDEIGDDLVPDYMTSVRAGGFYGWPYSYFGQNVDARVKPQRPDLVARAIKPDYALGSHTASLGLTFSKKAKLGPSYRNGAFVGQHGSWNRSVYSGYKVVFVPFRNGEPNGPPRDVLTGFIGRDNKAMGRPVGVAIDRTGALLVADDVGNIIWRVTPAKGR